A genome region from Deinococcus sp. KNUC1210 includes the following:
- the ispG gene encoding flavodoxin-dependent (E)-4-hydroxy-3-methylbut-2-enyl-diphosphate synthase, whose product MSEFSSITRRQTVTANVGGVLIGSGHPVVVQSMTNTDTADAEATAIQVAQLARAGSEIVRVTVNTREAAAAVPEVVARLAEVGLNVPIVGDFHYNGHILLREFPETARLLAKYRINPGNVGAGQHHDANFATMIEVAKDFGKPVRIGVNWGSLDQQVLARLMDENARRGSPKSGTDVMIDAMVVSALESAQYAEELGLAHDRILISVKVSSAPELWQVYRQLAQSCDYPLHLGLTEAGMGMKGIVASSVALAPLLKDGIGDTIRVSLTPEPGASRKLEVEVAQQILQSLGIRQFLPQVTSCPGCGRTTSQFFQELAQKIQDYIRDTMPVWKTRYPGVEEMQVAVMGCIVNGPGESKHANLGISLPGTGEDPRAPVYQDGKLLTTLRGPRIAEEFQELLEHYVEQRYGAGVQV is encoded by the coding sequence ATGAGCGAGTTCTCTTCCATCACGCGCCGTCAGACCGTCACTGCGAACGTTGGAGGCGTGCTGATCGGTTCGGGGCATCCTGTCGTGGTGCAGTCGATGACCAACACCGACACCGCCGATGCCGAAGCCACCGCCATTCAGGTGGCGCAGTTGGCGCGTGCAGGCAGTGAGATCGTGCGCGTCACCGTCAACACCCGCGAGGCCGCCGCTGCCGTGCCGGAAGTGGTGGCCCGCCTCGCGGAAGTGGGCCTGAACGTGCCCATCGTGGGCGACTTCCATTACAACGGCCATATCCTGCTGCGCGAATTTCCCGAAACGGCCCGCCTGCTCGCCAAATACCGCATCAACCCCGGCAACGTGGGCGCGGGGCAGCACCACGACGCCAACTTTGCCACCATGATCGAAGTCGCCAAAGACTTCGGCAAACCCGTGCGGATCGGCGTGAACTGGGGCAGCCTGGACCAACAGGTGCTCGCCCGGCTGATGGACGAGAACGCCCGGCGCGGCAGCCCCAAATCGGGCACCGACGTGATGATCGACGCGATGGTGGTATCGGCCCTGGAGAGCGCCCAGTACGCCGAGGAACTCGGGCTGGCGCACGACAGGATTCTGATCTCGGTCAAGGTGTCGAGCGCCCCCGAGCTGTGGCAGGTGTACCGCCAGCTAGCCCAGAGCTGCGATTATCCGCTTCACCTGGGGCTGACCGAAGCGGGCATGGGCATGAAAGGCATCGTGGCGAGCAGTGTGGCGCTGGCCCCGCTGCTGAAGGACGGCATCGGAGACACCATCCGCGTGTCGCTCACGCCCGAGCCCGGTGCCAGCCGCAAGCTCGAAGTGGAGGTGGCGCAGCAGATCCTTCAGAGCCTGGGGATTCGTCAGTTTCTGCCGCAGGTCACGAGTTGCCCCGGCTGCGGGCGCACCACCTCGCAGTTTTTTCAGGAGCTGGCCCAGAAGATTCAGGACTATATCCGCGACACCATGCCCGTCTGGAAAACCCGGTATCCGGGCGTCGAAGAGATGCAGGTGGCGGTGATGGGCTGCATCGTGAACGGCCCCGGCGAGAGCAAACACGCCAACCTCGGCATTTCACTGCCCGGAACCGGCGAGGACCCCCGCGCCCCCGTGTATCAGGACGGCAAACTGCTCACCACCCTGCGTGGGCCGCGTATCGCCGAGGAGTTTCAGGAACTACTGGAACACTACGTCGAGCAGCGCTACGGCGCGGGCGTACAGGTCTAA
- a CDS encoding AAA family ATPase, which translates to MNVSSESVQPMTGLSATPDPAGVWQQVGQQSVVVLVGVTGVGKSTALSALTGLRLLPDRRDVTDAVMILPLAGQPVQDREERFALTARYRELHPGGMAQALGSLYADPAHWSGPLVFDGLRGAQEVGYAAQHFPAWRFVSLHAPDAVRVRRLLGRGDTFDQVGQSAPVRGAASDDLRSTLGDLKGVENVFSAAELDDLAALVHAGASAADILAKTRIVVSERRNYDPQAARQVLAELPQRRHLELDTVRLSPGEVADSISRWLP; encoded by the coding sequence ATGAACGTGTCTTCCGAAAGCGTCCAGCCCATGACGGGGCTGTCGGCAACCCCCGATCCGGCGGGCGTATGGCAACAGGTGGGGCAACAGTCGGTGGTGGTGCTGGTCGGCGTGACCGGCGTGGGCAAGAGCACCGCCCTGAGCGCGTTGACGGGGCTGCGTCTGCTGCCGGATCGCCGCGACGTGACCGACGCGGTGATGATCCTTCCGCTGGCAGGGCAACCGGTTCAGGACCGAGAGGAGCGCTTCGCCCTGACCGCCCGGTACCGCGAGCTGCATCCGGGCGGGATGGCCCAGGCGCTCGGCTCGCTCTATGCCGATCCCGCGCACTGGAGCGGCCCGCTGGTCTTCGACGGTCTGCGCGGCGCACAGGAAGTCGGCTACGCGGCGCAGCACTTTCCGGCGTGGCGTTTCGTGTCGCTGCATGCGCCCGATGCCGTGCGGGTGCGCCGTCTGCTGGGCCGGGGCGACACCTTCGATCAGGTGGGGCAGAGTGCTCCGGTGCGCGGCGCGGCGTCCGACGACCTGAGAAGCACGCTGGGCGACCTGAAAGGCGTCGAGAACGTGTTCAGCGCTGCCGAACTGGACGACCTCGCGGCGCTGGTTCACGCTGGCGCGAGCGCTGCCGATATTCTGGCGAAAACGCGCATCGTGGTCAGCGAGCGCCGCAACTACGACCCGCAGGCAGCCCGGCAGGTGCTGGCCGAGCTGCCCCAGCGGCGGCACCTGGAACTCGACACCGTTCGCCTGTCACCCGGCGAGGTGGCCGACAGCATCAGCCGGTGGCTGCCATGA
- a CDS encoding DUF4259 domain-containing protein, whose product MDTWGTGSFENDAAAAFIHEVVEDGVAALAEAFEVALDPDAAELEAEEGARVVAAAEIVQAHLTGDTENVTNAGLRAWMDELQPDELADLRPLALEALDRVVGPGSELPDAWEESLDASEWIENVQRLRASLGGGIVGG is encoded by the coding sequence ATGGATACCTGGGGAACAGGAAGCTTTGAAAACGATGCCGCCGCCGCCTTTATTCACGAGGTCGTCGAGGACGGGGTGGCGGCACTGGCAGAAGCCTTCGAGGTGGCGCTCGACCCGGATGCCGCCGAGCTGGAAGCCGAGGAGGGGGCACGCGTCGTCGCTGCCGCCGAGATTGTGCAGGCGCACCTGACCGGCGACACCGAGAATGTCACCAACGCAGGGCTGCGGGCCTGGATGGACGAACTTCAGCCCGACGAACTGGCCGACCTGCGCCCGCTGGCTCTGGAAGCGCTCGACCGTGTGGTGGGACCAGGCAGCGAACTTCCGGACGCCTGGGAAGAATCGCTCGACGCCTCGGAGTGGATCGAGAACGTGCAGCGACTCCGCGCCTCGTTGGGCGGCGGGATCGTGGGCGGCTGA
- a CDS encoding enolase C-terminal domain-like protein: MSARIVRVEGIPYRLPLRGTLQWGKGSSLSAAEHVLVRVHLDDGSVGQAEAPPRPTIYGETTASVVAMLAYLSPALVGVEIGDTARLDAVRNSVVNNHTARGALDMALHDARARAENESLFDRLLGPQTRVRPSFILGIAPMAEMLSEAAAVVAAGVRVLKVKVGRQHEHDLKLIRELRAEYGDAVQLYADSNETLTPDDAPAVLAAMQEAGLTYVEEPLPVRLLRQRAELRQRGLLPIIGDDSCFTPADLERELEFGTIDILNIKTARNGFTDSLSMLQRARAAGLGVMIGSQASSGLGTIHAALMASQAGVTEPSELSFVLKLQEDLLTAPITFDDGWLDVAALHALEVDEVRLKLYRLDHNN, translated from the coding sequence ATGAGCGCCCGCATCGTGCGGGTCGAGGGGATTCCCTACCGACTGCCGCTGCGGGGCACGCTCCAGTGGGGCAAGGGGTCGAGCCTGAGTGCCGCCGAGCACGTTCTGGTGCGCGTTCATCTGGATGACGGCAGCGTGGGCCAGGCCGAGGCCCCGCCGCGCCCGACCATCTACGGCGAAACCACGGCCAGCGTGGTGGCGATGCTGGCCTACCTGTCGCCCGCACTGGTGGGCGTGGAGATCGGTGATACGGCGCGGCTGGACGCCGTTCGCAACAGCGTGGTGAACAACCACACGGCACGCGGCGCACTCGACATGGCGCTGCACGATGCCCGCGCCCGCGCCGAGAACGAATCGCTGTTCGACCGGCTGCTGGGGCCGCAGACGCGGGTGCGCCCCAGCTTCATTCTGGGCATCGCGCCGATGGCCGAGATGCTGTCCGAAGCCGCAGCAGTGGTGGCGGCGGGCGTGCGTGTGCTGAAGGTGAAAGTGGGCCGCCAGCACGAGCATGATCTGAAGCTGATCCGTGAGCTGCGGGCCGAGTACGGCGACGCGGTACAGCTATACGCCGACAGCAACGAGACACTCACCCCGGACGACGCTCCGGCGGTGCTGGCCGCCATGCAGGAAGCAGGCCTGACGTATGTGGAAGAGCCGCTGCCGGTGCGCCTGCTTCGGCAGCGGGCCGAGTTGCGGCAACGGGGCCTGCTGCCGATCATCGGTGACGACAGCTGCTTTACACCCGCCGATCTGGAACGCGAACTGGAATTCGGCACCATCGACATCCTGAACATCAAGACCGCCAGAAACGGGTTTACCGACAGCCTGAGCATGTTGCAGCGGGCGCGGGCGGCTGGGCTGGGCGTGATGATCGGGTCGCAGGCCAGCAGCGGTCTGGGCACCATCCACGCCGCACTGATGGCCTCGCAGGCAGGTGTGACCGAACCGTCTGAACTGAGCTTCGTGCTGAAATTGCAGGAAGACCTGCTCACCGCTCCCATCACCTTCGATGACGGCTGGCTCGACGTTGCGGCCCTGCACGCGCTCGAGGTGGATGAGGTACGATTGAAGCTGTATAGACTGGACCACAACAATTAA
- a CDS encoding segregation/condensation protein A, producing MLPSPDAKDWVFRVDVPGYTGDLTGLAARLRSGATQPETVPLLRLTRELLAWAGQFAQAHPQAHAELLPALAGVIALKAKLLLPQPEPEALSDDWPEDWDAESGGEHAVLAGVQALAELEDLVRLLSQRRREREGMIPAARLDLGLPRRAGRAAGKQGLARLVRAAQNAVRDVSGPLVTRERLTLQDALKALRAYAGRLRVFRFLAVPAADWSERTTYFAALLEGVKDGTFDASQQEQFGEIVIGALTPPPE from the coding sequence GTGCTGCCGAGCCCGGACGCCAAAGACTGGGTGTTCCGGGTGGACGTGCCGGGCTATACGGGCGACCTGACGGGGCTGGCTGCCCGGCTGCGCTCGGGTGCCACGCAGCCGGAAACGGTGCCGCTGCTGCGGCTGACCCGCGAACTGCTGGCCTGGGCGGGTCAGTTCGCGCAGGCGCACCCTCAGGCACATGCCGAACTGCTGCCCGCGCTGGCAGGCGTGATCGCCCTGAAGGCGAAACTGCTGCTGCCACAGCCGGAACCCGAAGCGCTGTCAGACGACTGGCCGGAAGACTGGGACGCTGAATCGGGCGGCGAACACGCGGTGCTGGCGGGCGTGCAGGCGCTGGCCGAACTGGAAGATCTGGTGCGGCTGCTGTCTCAGCGCAGGCGCGAGCGTGAGGGCATGATTCCGGCGGCCCGCCTCGACCTGGGACTGCCGCGCCGGGCCGGACGCGCTGCCGGAAAACAGGGGCTGGCCCGGCTGGTGCGTGCGGCCCAGAACGCCGTGCGCGACGTAAGCGGGCCACTCGTCACCCGCGAACGCCTGACGCTGCAAGACGCCCTGAAAGCGCTGCGGGCGTATGCGGGGCGGCTGCGGGTCTTCCGCTTCCTGGCGGTTCCGGCAGCCGACTGGAGCGAACGCACCACCTATTTCGCGGCGCTGCTGGAGGGCGTCAAAGACGGTACCTTCGACGCCTCGCAGCAGGAGCAGTTCGGAGAGATCGTGATCGGGGCGCTCACACCTCCGCCCGAATAA
- a CDS encoding ParA family protein: MPAVIAITSEKGGVGKSTLAVHLAGALAERGLHVALIDEDGRIGSSAGWARRGVAHGTPLSFEVLEPEEIRPRRLRDLDAVVIDTEGRPRRKELRDLSERADTILVPSGVSALELEATIALAGFLNTEGGARRKLKVILTRVPPTSGAGERAREDLREAGLTVCNTLVRQYAVYLRAAELGVLCRDLPPKEDAGGRAAQAWADILSLSREVL; the protein is encoded by the coding sequence ATGCCTGCTGTCATCGCCATCACTTCAGAAAAAGGCGGCGTGGGAAAGAGCACGCTCGCCGTTCATCTCGCCGGAGCACTGGCCGAACGCGGTCTGCATGTGGCGCTGATCGACGAGGACGGACGGATCGGCTCCAGTGCAGGCTGGGCGCGGCGCGGCGTGGCCCACGGAACGCCGCTGAGTTTCGAGGTTCTGGAGCCCGAGGAAATCAGGCCGCGCCGCCTGCGTGACCTCGACGCGGTGGTGATCGACACCGAGGGCCGACCCAGGCGTAAGGAACTGCGCGACCTGTCAGAGCGGGCCGATACGATTCTGGTGCCCAGCGGCGTCAGTGCGCTGGAACTGGAAGCCACCATCGCGCTCGCAGGATTTCTGAATACCGAGGGCGGCGCACGCCGAAAGCTCAAGGTCATCCTGACGCGGGTGCCGCCCACCTCCGGGGCCGGGGAACGCGCCCGCGAAGATCTGCGCGAGGCAGGCCTGACCGTGTGCAACACGCTGGTACGCCAGTACGCGGTCTATCTGCGGGCTGCCGAACTCGGCGTGCTGTGCCGCGACCTGCCGCCCAAAGAGGATGCGGGCGGGCGGGCGGCACAGGCCTGGGCAGACATTCTGAGCCTGTCGAGGGAGGTGCTGTGA
- a CDS encoding LysM peptidoglycan-binding domain-containing protein yields the protein MTLPWSRSLAADLPVASAAPSGTATYTVQQGDTAFALARRWGLNVDALLALNHLSAPKLSVGQVLSYPAPAAAPLSRPVVSHTVQPGQTLYSIARQYGYSPDELQAFNRLSTPTLKPGQVLLLPGTAAAGDQPVIAAPHAPPPFPSPLPLSPRRAPCQSFPLFRRLHPPQSRPFLPRPRQVFTPFSRGKRCMALPGSTASVLKSCWPSTT from the coding sequence TTGACCCTGCCGTGGTCGCGCAGTCTGGCCGCCGATCTTCCGGTCGCCAGCGCCGCGCCGTCCGGCACTGCCACCTACACGGTGCAGCAGGGCGACACTGCCTTTGCGCTGGCCCGCCGCTGGGGCCTGAATGTGGATGCGCTGCTGGCCCTGAATCACCTGAGCGCTCCGAAGCTGTCGGTGGGTCAGGTGCTCTCCTACCCGGCTCCTGCCGCTGCTCCTCTGAGCCGTCCGGTCGTCAGCCATACGGTGCAGCCGGGCCAGACGCTCTACAGCATCGCCCGGCAGTACGGCTACAGCCCCGACGAGCTCCAGGCCTTCAACCGCCTGAGCACGCCCACCCTGAAACCGGGTCAGGTGCTGCTGCTTCCCGGAACCGCCGCCGCAGGAGATCAGCCGGTCATCGCCGCCCCCCACGCCCCTCCGCCCTTCCCGTCCCCGTTGCCTCTGTCGCCGCGCCGCGCTCCCTGCCAGTCCTTCCCGCTCTTCAGGCGTCTGCACCCACCACAATCCAGACCGTTTCTGCCCCGGCCAAGACAGGTGTTCACACCGTTCAGCCGGGGCAAACGCTGTATGGCATTGCCCGGCAGTACGGCATCCGTCCTGAAGAGCTGCTGGCCCTCAACCACCTGA
- a CDS encoding methyltransferase domain-containing protein has product MWNPATYLQFQAERDRPFFDLLAQVAMQPAPQTVLDLGCGTGHLTAALAQRWPSAQVTGVDSSAAMLAQTPVLPNLQFVQADLSTWTPPRAPDLLVSNAALQWLPDHDRLIPGLAALVAPGGTFAFQVPGNFGAPSHVLLEEVRGSQRWRQQLGAPERDKTTLASFGPERYTALLTASGFRVSAWETTYLHVLPGSDAVLNWVRGTALRPVLSRLNDQDAAEFEADYAARLRDAYPVQPYGTPFPFRRIFVVAQRL; this is encoded by the coding sequence ATGTGGAATCCGGCGACCTATTTGCAGTTCCAGGCAGAGCGTGACCGGCCCTTTTTCGACCTGCTGGCGCAGGTGGCGATGCAGCCAGCTCCGCAGACGGTCCTCGATCTGGGCTGCGGCACTGGGCACCTGACGGCGGCACTCGCGCAGCGCTGGCCGTCGGCGCAGGTCACGGGTGTGGACAGCTCGGCAGCCATGCTGGCGCAGACGCCGGTGCTGCCGAATCTTCAGTTCGTCCAGGCCGACCTGAGCACCTGGACGCCGCCCCGCGCCCCCGACCTGCTCGTCAGCAATGCGGCCCTTCAGTGGCTGCCCGATCACGACCGGCTGATTCCGGGGCTGGCCGCTCTGGTGGCTCCCGGCGGAACCTTCGCGTTTCAGGTGCCGGGCAATTTCGGTGCTCCCAGCCACGTGCTGCTCGAAGAGGTGCGCGGCTCGCAGCGCTGGCGTCAGCAGCTCGGTGCGCCAGAGCGTGACAAGACAACGCTCGCCAGCTTCGGCCCTGAGCGCTATACCGCCCTGCTGACGGCCTCCGGCTTCCGGGTGAGTGCCTGGGAAACCACCTACCTGCACGTGTTGCCCGGCTCCGACGCCGTGCTGAACTGGGTGCGCGGCACAGCGCTGCGCCCGGTGCTCAGCCGCCTGAACGACCAGGACGCCGCCGAATTCGAGGCAGACTACGCGGCGCGTCTCCGAGATGCCTATCCGGTGCAGCCTTACGGCACCCCGTTCCCCTTCCGGCGCATCTTCGTGGTGGCGCAGCGGCTGTAG
- a CDS encoding SMI1/KNR4 family protein, with the protein MLLDELFPTLEIDHESLRNSGRHPGNFPVTIDALQNLQATYSKIPEDYLEIIKQIDGLAIQTRGRQSPIFYISLLSAEEAVEYATSWYPFLSEDMPGCFFFAQTGDHSYMFGNRDGLEGVFKIETSVADWEDAKYIAPSIRAFLCGGRGLSNA; encoded by the coding sequence ATGTTACTGGATGAACTTTTTCCGACTCTAGAAATCGATCACGAAAGTCTGCGAAACAGCGGAAGGCATCCAGGCAACTTTCCTGTCACGATAGACGCACTCCAGAATCTGCAAGCGACATATTCCAAAATTCCAGAAGATTATCTGGAAATAATCAAACAGATCGATGGTCTGGCGATTCAGACAAGGGGCCGACAATCTCCAATTTTCTACATCTCTCTTCTCTCGGCAGAGGAGGCGGTAGAGTATGCGACCTCCTGGTATCCTTTTCTATCCGAAGACATGCCGGGCTGCTTCTTCTTCGCACAGACAGGCGATCACTCCTACATGTTCGGAAACCGCGATGGACTGGAAGGAGTCTTTAAGATCGAAACTTCAGTTGCAGACTGGGAAGACGCAAAATACATAGCTCCTTCCATCAGAGCTTTCCTCTGTGGCGGAAGAGGCTTGTCAAACGCCTGA
- a CDS encoding LysM peptidoglycan-binding domain-containing C40 family peptidase produces the protein MYGIARQYGIRPEELLALNHLTSSDLVPGQTLQLPAPAAAQVTPLPVPAVAAFAPPPLTVSALSVGTPLPLMSDESGPVAQPPLSPLPPQPAPDSNWHGADWHTSDWRSLAMSFMGVPYQFGGSSRNGTDCSGLVLQVFGSLGMKLPRQSAMQAQIGVPVDEQNLQAGDLVFFDTEGRGSVTHVGIYLGNGDFINANSFDGRVSVNQMSQKYFSQRYLGARRVIGVLAQGN, from the coding sequence CTGTATGGCATTGCCCGGCAGTACGGCATCCGTCCTGAAGAGCTGCTGGCCCTCAACCACCTGACCAGCTCCGATCTGGTGCCCGGTCAGACGCTTCAGCTGCCTGCGCCCGCCGCCGCTCAGGTCACGCCGCTGCCCGTTCCGGCTGTGGCGGCCTTCGCGCCCCCTCCGCTGACCGTGAGTGCCCTGTCGGTGGGCACGCCGCTGCCCCTGATGTCTGATGAAAGCGGCCCGGTGGCCCAGCCGCCGCTCAGCCCGCTGCCGCCACAGCCCGCGCCCGATTCCAACTGGCACGGGGCAGACTGGCATACCTCCGACTGGCGCAGCCTCGCCATGAGCTTCATGGGCGTGCCGTACCAGTTCGGCGGCAGCTCACGAAATGGCACTGATTGCAGCGGTCTGGTGCTCCAGGTGTTCGGCTCACTGGGCATGAAGTTGCCGCGCCAGAGTGCCATGCAGGCACAGATCGGCGTTCCGGTCGACGAACAGAACCTCCAGGCGGGCGATCTGGTGTTCTTCGACACCGAGGGGCGCGGCAGCGTGACACACGTGGGCATCTATCTGGGCAACGGCGATTTCATCAACGCCAACTCGTTTGACGGGCGGGTGTCCGTGAACCAGATGAGTCAGAAGTACTTCTCGCAGCGCTACCTGGGAGCCCGGCGAGTGATCGGTGTGCTGGCACAGGGCAACTGA
- a CDS encoding PRC-barrel domain-containing protein, whose protein sequence is MLKGKELIGRNLVTLDGGERVDSIHDLIFDEQGNRVLALLIDEGGWFHAAKVLPYTSVRSVGEDAVMIDAAADVVNANDDATVSAAMQNKVGLIGLNLLTTDGKELGRISDVFFDEMTGRVVGYEATGGLFSDLSSGRTFVPAPESITIGAEAALVPPEVAQAMQEQEAGGLQGALGSVASSVKDAAGTVADRAREVAGNVGDATKAQQKAFVVGKVAAQPVVSDSGISVVQQGDVITQAQADEAEALGLLGSLTASAGGSAVQELYGQVRESVQGGVQNLSAEAERPSGTVADFGDSAIIRIQPDPATQVVLQPTTIVGRRLQRDVLGPNRSFVAAQGQIVTPALIERARALGRENDLIAAVVTPQTTQASAMNDSVAAASDRLAAGAQTVKEGAAGLLDRARGWLNETRDRAQEDAETAQIERALGRPVNRVVLDREDHIILNIGEIITHKAVEQSRAAGVLNILLTSVSTEPVVIDPLSVKPAETGQAALDSQPVVPSDLNKPRM, encoded by the coding sequence ATGCTTAAAGGCAAAGAATTGATCGGCCGCAACCTCGTGACGCTGGACGGCGGTGAACGTGTGGACAGCATTCACGACCTGATCTTCGACGAACAGGGCAACCGTGTGCTGGCGCTGCTGATCGACGAGGGCGGCTGGTTTCATGCGGCCAAGGTGCTGCCGTATACCAGCGTGCGGAGCGTAGGAGAGGACGCCGTGATGATCGACGCTGCCGCCGACGTGGTGAACGCCAACGACGACGCGACGGTGTCGGCGGCGATGCAGAACAAGGTCGGTCTGATCGGCCTGAACCTGCTGACCACCGACGGCAAGGAACTGGGCCGTATCTCTGACGTGTTTTTCGACGAGATGACCGGGCGGGTGGTGGGCTACGAGGCGACAGGTGGGCTGTTCAGCGACCTGAGTTCGGGGCGCACCTTTGTGCCCGCGCCCGAGAGCATCACCATCGGCGCAGAGGCCGCGCTTGTGCCGCCTGAGGTAGCCCAGGCCATGCAGGAGCAGGAAGCGGGCGGGCTTCAGGGAGCTTTGGGCAGTGTCGCCAGCAGCGTCAAAGATGCGGCGGGGACGGTGGCCGACCGGGCGCGGGAAGTCGCGGGCAACGTCGGTGACGCGACCAAGGCGCAGCAGAAGGCCTTCGTGGTGGGAAAGGTGGCTGCACAGCCGGTGGTGTCGGATTCGGGCATCAGCGTGGTGCAGCAGGGCGACGTGATTACCCAGGCGCAGGCCGATGAAGCCGAGGCGCTCGGACTCCTGGGCAGTCTGACAGCCTCGGCAGGGGGCAGCGCAGTGCAGGAGCTGTACGGACAGGTCAGGGAAAGCGTGCAGGGCGGAGTGCAGAACCTGTCGGCAGAGGCCGAGCGTCCGTCAGGCACGGTGGCCGATTTCGGGGACAGCGCCATCATCCGGATTCAGCCCGACCCGGCCACGCAGGTGGTCTTGCAGCCGACCACCATCGTGGGCCGCCGCCTTCAGCGGGACGTGCTGGGGCCGAACCGCAGCTTCGTGGCTGCACAGGGCCAGATCGTGACACCTGCACTGATCGAGCGTGCCCGTGCGCTGGGCCGTGAAAACGACCTGATCGCGGCAGTGGTGACGCCGCAGACGACCCAGGCGAGCGCCATGAACGACAGCGTAGCGGCAGCTTCGGACCGATTGGCGGCGGGTGCCCAGACGGTGAAGGAAGGTGCGGCGGGCCTGCTCGACCGTGCCAGGGGGTGGCTGAACGAGACCCGTGACCGCGCCCAGGAAGACGCCGAAACGGCCCAGATCGAGCGGGCGCTGGGCCGTCCGGTTAACCGTGTGGTGCTCGACAGGGAAGACCATATCATCCTGAATATCGGGGAGATCATCACCCATAAGGCGGTCGAGCAGTCACGGGCCGCCGGAGTCCTGAACATCCTGCTGACCAGCGTGAGCACCGAACCCGTCGTGATCGATCCGCTGAGCGTCAAGCCTGCCGAAACCGGACAGGCAGCGCTGGACAGTCAGCCGGTGGTGCCCAGCGACCTCAACAAGCCCCGAATGTAA
- the recO gene encoding DNA repair protein RecO has translation MRSRTANRSGIVLRRIVTPAGDIIVTMLTPQGKLKAIARGGVRGPLSSILNLFHHVQVQVYQTPGNDLVTARQAALEGALPTLAQPERYPYAHLLTELADTLFQEGELSETAFELYAASLRGISRHPDPEWVSLVMSYKLLALAGFIPQTAYCSLCGSADPEHPDPLGGQLLCRPCASQAAYLPDVLDFLRMVPKVSVRLWMENPLDARERTQLWQALERFVAVQVGRVQSWRVNLPELAGA, from the coding sequence TTGAGAAGCCGCACCGCCAACCGCAGCGGCATCGTGCTCCGGCGCATCGTGACGCCTGCCGGAGACATCATCGTGACCATGCTGACGCCGCAGGGCAAGCTCAAGGCGATTGCTCGGGGCGGGGTGCGCGGCCCGCTGTCCAGCATCCTGAATCTGTTTCACCACGTGCAGGTACAGGTCTATCAGACGCCCGGCAACGATCTGGTGACGGCCCGGCAGGCGGCGCTGGAAGGTGCCCTGCCCACGCTGGCGCAGCCGGAGCGCTACCCTTACGCCCACCTGCTGACCGAACTGGCCGATACTCTGTTTCAGGAAGGCGAACTCAGCGAAACGGCCTTCGAGCTGTATGCCGCCTCGCTGCGCGGGATTTCGCGGCACCCCGACCCGGAATGGGTGAGCCTGGTCATGAGCTACAAACTGCTGGCGCTCGCGGGCTTTATTCCGCAGACGGCGTACTGCTCGCTGTGCGGCAGCGCAGACCCCGAACATCCCGATCCGCTGGGCGGGCAACTGCTGTGCCGTCCGTGCGCGTCGCAGGCGGCGTATCTGCCCGATGTCCTCGACTTCCTGAGAATGGTGCCCAAGGTGAGCGTGCGCCTGTGGATGGAAAATCCGCTCGATGCCCGTGAACGCACGCAGCTGTGGCAGGCCCTGGAGCGCTTCGTGGCGGTGCAGGTGGGCCGGGTGCAGAGCTGGCGCGTGAACCTGCCGGAACTGGCTGGAGCGTAG